From the genome of Panulirus ornatus isolate Po-2019 chromosome 19, ASM3632096v1, whole genome shotgun sequence, one region includes:
- the LOC139755443 gene encoding nuclear RNA export factor 1-like, with amino-acid sequence MGKKSRHRLRKKGKGDFFVDDEVMTVDLDEAYKPKNAKDTSKLNRKRMKKLRKEQKQQELMEKHREKNEKKKRTSWHVVTVRGGSGIDKNFLFSSIGNFMETEFQPFGFHKIDDKVCFYLEENEPAASAISGLSKRVQGPDGTRLKISVEKCGVPDLVLNSDQLLVLREVMSNRFNPSACLLDLTNLHHDPVLLEKDILAPLSAPTVTKQIVRLIRENIPHLKALNLSKNNLSFANMKVLQALHVGSSHLTALNLDHNNIGNIGVIKFFKMFHLTELSLQFNPCVNSYKVNPLKYMRHVKRELEQLKMLDGVDINAYLAKNMKTKIESQQSVSKLDGSISCSSNNSCKVSEPLVRTFLEQYYSLIDTQQRVNLVAAYTPDAVLEVKSSISSIASSVFVGHSLISKVLATLPATQHQHSTFSLDIQSLSIDTAKVVVTGQCQIAGVDTMATFSHSMTIVPFNAGLCCSWDVLELR; translated from the coding sequence ATGGGGAAGAAATCACGACATCGACTTCGTAAAAAGGGGAAAGGTGATTTTTTTGTGGATGATGAAGTGATGACTGTAGACTTGGATGAAGCATATAAGCCAAAAAATGCTAAAGATACTTCCAAATTAAATAGGAAACGAATGAAAAAGCTTAGAAAGGAACAAAAACAGCAAGAGCTAATGGAAAAACATCgtgagaaaaatgagaagaaaaaacgTACGTCATGGCATGTAGTGACAGTACGAGGTGGCTCTGGGATAGATAAGAATTTCCTATTCTCTAGCATTGGTAATTTCATGGAGACAGAATTTCAACCTTTTGGATTTCACAAGATAGATGATAAGGTTTGTTTCTATTTAGAGGAGAACGAACCGGCAGCATCTGCTATAAGTGGCCTAAGTAAAAGAGTGCAAGGACCTGATGGCACTCGATTGAAAATTAGTGTGGAAAAATGTGGTGTCCCAGATTTGGTGCTCAACTCAGATCAGTTATTGGTATTGCGGGAGGTCATGTCAAATCGCTTCAATCCATCAGCATGTTTACTGGATCTGACCAATCTACACCATGACCCTGTATTGTTGGAAAAAGATATTCTTGCTCCTCTTTCAGCTCCAACGGTCACGAAACAAATTGTACGGTTGATCAGGGAAAACATTCCACATCTTAAAGCTCTCAACTTAAGTAAGAATAATCTTAGTTTTGCCAACATGAAAGTGCTTCAGGCTTTACATGTTGGCTCCTCACACCTAACAGCCCTTAATTTGGACCATAACAACATTGGTAATATTGGTGTTATAAAATTTTTCAAGATGTTTCATTTAACAGAATTGAGTTTGCAGTTCAATCCATGTGTAAATAGTTACAAAGTAAATCCATTGAAATATATGAGGCATGTGAAAAGAGAGCTGGAACAACTGAAAATGTTGGATGGTGTGGATATTAATGCATATCTTGCAAAGAATATGAAGACAAAAATTGAAAGTCAACAGAGTGTTTCAAAACTTGATGGAAGCATAAGCTGTTCAAGCAACAACTCTTGTAAAGTTTCAGAACCATTGGTGCGGACTTTTTTGGAACAGTACTATTCACTGATAGATACTCAGCAGCGTGTAAACCTAGTTGCAGCATACACACCAGATGCTGTTTTAGAAGTTAAGTCAAGTATCAGTTCTATTGCTAGCAGTGTTTTTGTTGGCCACAGCTTGATTAGTAAGGTTCTTGCTAccctcccagcaacacagcatCAACACAGCACATTTTCCCTTGATATTCAGTCCCTAAGTATCGATACTGCTAAGGTGGTTGTAACTGGTCAGTGCCAAATTGCTGGCGTTGATACCATGGCCACCTTTTCTCACTCAATGACTATTGTACCTTTTAATGCTGGTCTTTGTTGCTCGTGGGATGTCTTAGAATTAAGATGA